The nucleotide window GGAATTCCAATGGGCGCAAAAAACGATTTGGAAGTGGTGGGCAAGCTCGAAAAGCTCGGGCTTCAGATGCTTGGGCAGATTGACGAGGAGACCACGCCCACGTTCGCAACCGCGCTTCGGAGCAAGAGCAACATCATATACGACCAAGGGGTGGGCTACATCCGGCTTGGCGACAAGACTGAAGAGCGCAAGTTCGTGAACGTTGGGCAGGCGCGCAAGTTCATGCAGACGGTGGCAATCGCCTCCAAGTGCAAGAAATTCCTGAAAGAGGACGCGCACACGTCCATCAGGGGCTTATACTACCAGCTCAAGTTCTCGCTTGGCGATACTTTGGATGAGGAGCTTTTTTCCGAGCAGTCGGAGAGCAACCCGCTTGTGGAGGATTTGGAAGTCGCGCTCACTGTGAAGCGCGAGGATTTGAACCTCAACACCGACAGGAAGGGGGTGGTGGCAGGCCCGCTCACAATAAAGGACAAGTTCGGCGGGGAAGAGGTCACCATCGACTGCAGGAAGCAGGGCAGGAGCGGCTGGATGATCCCTTCCGATGTCGACAACGGCATGGAGTTCATAGATGTCGATGCCGACTACGCGCTGGTAGTCGAGAAGGACGCGATGTGGCAGAGGCTCAACGAGGACAAGTTCTGGAAGAAGGAGAACTGCATACTCATCACCCCCAAAGGGCAGGCATCGCGCGGCTGCAGGCGGCTCATCAGGAAGCTTGCAAGCAAGAAGCTGCCCATCTACTGCTTCACGGACTGCGACGCTTGGGGATGGTATATCTACTGGGCGATAAAGACGGGAAGCATGAACCTCGCTTACCTTGGCAATGACATAGCAACCCCCGAGGCGAAATTCGTCGGGGTC belongs to Candidatus Micrarchaeia archaeon and includes:
- a CDS encoding DNA topoisomerase IV subunit A — encoded protein: MARKAEVKGEGKIAIRRGNEGIPMGAKNDLEVVGKLEKLGLQMLGQIDEETTPTFATALRSKSNIIYDQGVGYIRLGDKTEERKFVNVGQARKFMQTVAIASKCKKFLKEDAHTSIRGLYYQLKFSLGDTLDEELFSEQSESNPLVEDLEVALTVKREDLNLNTDRKGVVAGPLTIKDKFGGEEVTIDCRKQGRSGWMIPSDVDNGMEFIDVDADYALVVEKDAMWQRLNEDKFWKKENCILITPKGQASRGCRRLIRKLASKKLPIYCFTDCDAWGWYIYWAIKTGSMNLAYLGNDIATPEAKFVGVTMADIKDYDFLGQLTINAKEVDIKRAEEMLSYDWISRHKDWVSELKTVLKTKKKIEQDALQGPRLSFVGDYLREKIEKRKFL